Proteins co-encoded in one Coregonus clupeaformis isolate EN_2021a chromosome 17, ASM2061545v1, whole genome shotgun sequence genomic window:
- the LOC121542936 gene encoding recoverin-like, protein MGNAKSSAISKEILEDLKLNTKFTENELCQWYENFQKQCPTGRISPEEFERIYERFFPDSEAKTYAQHVFRSFDTNEDGTLDFKEYIIALHMTSSGKTTRKLEWAFSLFDVDKNGYITKTEVEVICQAIFNLIPKEDLPKLPADENTPEKRANKLWGFFEKPDNDRLAEGEFIKGVTENENAMRLIHYEPITD, encoded by the exons ATGGGGAACGCCAAGAGTAGTGCTATTTCAAAGGAGATCCTGGAGGACCTGAAGCTCAACACCAAGTTCACGGAGAACGAGCTGTGCCAGTGGTACGAGAACTTCCAGAAGCAGTGTCCCACTGGACGCATATCGCCAGAGGAGTTCGAGAGGATCTACGAGCGCTTCTTCCCCGATAGCGAAGCCAAGACCTACGCTCAGCATGTGTTCCGTTCGTTCGACACCAACGAGGACGGCACTCTGGACTTCAAGGAATACATCATTGCACTGCACATGACCTCCAGCGGGAAGACGACGAGGAAGCTGGAGTGGGCCTTCTCACTATTCGACGTGGACAAGAACGGATACATCACCAAGACAGAAGTGGAAGTCATCTGCCAG gccatCTTTAACCTAATCCCCAAGGAAGATCTGCCCAAGTTACCAGCCGACGAGAATACACCAGAGAAGAGAGCCAACAAACTGTGGGGATTCTTTGAGAAACCAGACAACG ACCGGTTGGCGGAGGGAGAGTTCATCAAGGGGGTGACTGAGAACGAAAACGCCATGCGTCTCATCCACTACGAACCCATCACTGACTAG
- the LOC121542939 gene encoding germ cell-specific gene 1-like protein translates to MLENMSRRSRSLLSLSLTTLALALSILALCTSYWCEGTHKVVKPLCLSPVKMRNCGQNNSEPYTTESPTQNPYNRTLSPQRRDELAKIRKRQLDNAVHYIWETGEDKYTFRYFHTGFWESCEKHIDGEKCRSFIELTPGETQGVLWLSVISEFTYIGLLGMGFLLMWLELLCSHKEIHALKINAYAAICTVLSGLMGMVAHMMYTTVFQMTVIVGPKDWRPQTWDYGWSFALAWISFSCCMGAAVFTLNSYTKTIIELRHKQRLRLEEVRAASHAPPYDEVVPGGGLYSVRGLLQCPEGMIDVAWAPDGTVMGVGNGDVPTLVLVGGCGPEGCEDCEREMDKMEEAMERERADSPC, encoded by the exons ATGTTGGAGAACATGTCTCGTCGGTCCCGCTCcctgctgtccctgtccctgacCACTCTGGCTCTGGCCCTGTCCATCCTGGCTCTCTGCACCTCCTACTGGTGTGAAGGGACTCACAAGGTGGTCaagcctctctgcctgtctccagTCAAGATGAGGAACTGTGGTCAGAACAACAGTGAACCCTACACCACAG AGAGCCCAACTCAGAACCCGTACAATAGAACCCTGTCCCCGCAGAGGAGAGATGAACTGGCTAAGATCCGCAAGAGACAGCTAGACAATGCTGTTCACTACATCtgggagacaggagaggacaagTACACCTTCAGATACTTCCACACTGGCTTCTGGGAGAGCTGTGAGAAACACATTGATG GTGAGAAGTGTCGCAGCTTTATTGAGCTGACTCCTGGTGAAACACAAG gtgtGTTATGGCTATCGGTGATATCTGAGTTCACTTACATTGGTCTATTGGGAATGGGCTTTCTGTTGATGTGGCTGGAGCTGTTGTGTTCCCATAAGGAGATACACGCTCTCAAAATCAACGCCTATGCTGCCATCTGCACCGTACTGTCAG gtCTGATGGGGATGGTGGCCCACATGATGTACACCACAGTGTTCCAGATGACCGTCATTGTTGGCCCTAAAGACTGGAGGCCTCAGACCTGGGACTACGGCTGGTCATTCGC CTTGGCGTGGATCTCCTTCAGCTGTTGTATGGGAGCTGCAGTCTTCACCCTCAACTCTTACACCAAGACCATCATCGAGCTGCGCCACAAACAGAGGCTCCGATTGGAGGAGGTCCGCGCCGCCAGCCACGCCCCTCCCTATGACGAGGTGGTGCCCGGGGGCGGGCTCTACTCTGTCCGTGGCCTATTGCAGTGCCCGGAAGGGATGATTGACGTGGCGTGGGCGCCTGACGGGACCGTGATGGGGGTGGGGAACGGGGATGTACCAACTCTGGTGTTGGTAGGGGGGTGTGGGCCGGAGGGCTGTGAGgactgtgagagagagatggataagaTGGAGGAGGCCATGGAGAGGGAAAGAGCTGATTCGCCCTGTTaa
- the LOC121542941 gene encoding ubiquitin-like protein ATG12, whose protein sequence is MSDNAESPTETQKDEPSTPQQPTEDSGTADEKKKIDVLLKAVGDTPIMKTKKWSVEKGRTVQSLSQFISRFLKMEANEQLFIYVNQSFSPSPDQEVGVLFECFGSDGKLVLHYCKSQAWG, encoded by the exons ATGTCTGACAATGCTGAGTCGCCTACAGAAACGCAAAAAGATGAGCCTTCAACCCCACAACAGCCTACGGAAGACTCGGGGACGGCAGACGAGAAGAAAAAAA TTGATGTGTTGTTGAAGGCAGTAGGAGACACCCCCATCATGAAGACGAAGAAATGGTCGGTAGAGAAAGGGAGGACAGTGCAATCGCTCTCTCAGTTCATCTCTCGATTCCTCAAGATGGAGGCCAATGAACAGCTG ttCATTTACGTCAACCAGTCATTCTCTCCCTCGCCTGATCAGGAAGTAGGAGTCCTGTTTGAA TGTTTTGGCAGCGATGGGAAGCTGGTTCTACATTACTGTAAATCTCAAGCCTGGGGTTAA